One genomic segment of Coffea arabica cultivar ET-39 chromosome 6e, Coffea Arabica ET-39 HiFi, whole genome shotgun sequence includes these proteins:
- the LOC113697491 gene encoding uncharacterized protein, with protein sequence MAAATRRSSGPVLRSLSPSGRFYSSRTRSFSCSSSSSSAFASSTSTFSARSYPSTLLHRSTSPTRVNLYSSAPSAASVRFSLDRPISPNRSISMVNKKNQVVQKSQKRTCMCSPSNHPGSFRCSLHKSIGHSSSSSSHTQTAPYNSNRLNMRRSAMTNSLVRIGTVEGDLVKRALAALIRPSSHHQRRRGDFHPRPSRLSAMSKAEGSS encoded by the coding sequence ATGGCGGCAGCAACTCGGCGATCAAGCGGACCAGTGCTCCGTTCGCTCTCCCCTTCTGGAAGATTCTATTCCTCCAGAACGCGGTCATTCTCctgctcctcctcctcttcatcAGCTTTCGCTTCGTCGACATCTACTTTTTCAGCTCGCTCCTACCCTTCCACTCTCCTTCACAGATCGACTTCTCCTACCCGCGTCAATCTATATAGTTCTGCTCCTTCCGCTGCCTCGGTTCGGTTTTCATTGGACCGGCCTATTTCCCCCAACCGTTCCATTTCCATGGTGAACAAGAAAAACCAGGTGGTTCAGAAGTCTCAGAAGCGGACTTGTATGTGCTCTCCTTCAAATCATCCTGGCTCGTTCCGCTGCAGCTTGCATAAGAGTATTGGCCACAGTAGTAGCAGCAGCAGTCATACCCAAACGGCGCCGTACAACTCGAACCGGTTGAACATGAGGAGGTCCGCGATGACGAATTCTTTGGTGAGAATCGGAACCGTGGAGGGAGATTTGGTGAAGAGAGCTTTGGCGGCTTTAATTCGTCCTTCTTCTCATCACCAGCGCCGCCGCGGGGATTTCCATCCTCGGCCTAGCCGCCTCTCTGCCATGTCTAAAGCGGAGGGCTCTTCTTGA
- the LOC140009640 gene encoding uncharacterized protein: protein MKSWLATAIIPRKQLNVLLAVVGWILVAATFMMSGVFLLVHNAVADTCVALDEWLQNPTAHSALEAIIPQVDNQTAQEISSVTKGVTFGVVEMLNGIITNVSNADVPPDVGPPLYFHQNGPLVPVACNPYDSNLTDRKCADGEVSLKDAPQVWKKYVCQVSGGICRSPGRITPDNYDQLASTANISYALYEDTPFVVGLIDSTYLKELFGDISRDYCPGLSKFTSWMYLGFISSSVAVMLSLLIWIFYARERRHRAYTKKVDSRSSAENPFAS, encoded by the exons ATGAAATCCTGGCTTGCTACTGCAATAATCCCGAGAAAGCAGTTGAATGTGCT CTTGGCAGTAGTTGGATGGATTCTGGTAGCAGCTACGTTTATGATGAGTGGCGTGTTTCTTCTTGTGCATAA TGCCGTTGCAGACACATGCGTAGCCTTGGACGAATGGCTCCAGAATCCAACTGCCCATTCAGCCCTTGAAGCAATAATCCCCCAAGTAGATAATCAAACTGCTCAAGAGATCTCCTCAGTGACAAAGGGTGTTACTTTCGGCGTGGTCGAAATGCTTAATGGAATAATAACCAACGTCTCCAACGCGGATGTTCCCCCAGATGTTGGCCCCCCCTTATACTTCCACCAAAACGGCCCCTTGGTCCCTGTTGCTTGCAACCCATACGACTCCAATTTGACCGACAGGAAATGTGCAGATGGCGAAGTCAGCTTGAAGGATGCACCGCAG GTATGGAAGAAGTATGTTTGTCAAGTTTCTGGTGGGATATGCAGATCACCGGGCAGAATAACTCCTGATAATTACGACCAGCTGGCTAGCACGGCAAATATCAGCTATGCTTTATACGAGGACACGCCATTTGTGGTGGGCTTGATAGACTCCACGTATCTGAAAGAATTGTTTGGTGATATTAGTAGAGATTACTGCCCAGGTTTGAGCAAATTTACCAGTTGGATGTACCTTGGCTTCATCTCTTCCTCAGTTGCGGTAATGTTATCATTGCTGATATGGATATTCTACGCCAGAGAGCGAAGGCACCGAGCATACACCAAAAAGGTTGACAGCAGATCCTCAGCTGAAAACCCTTTTGCTTCCTGA